A genomic region of Bacillota bacterium contains the following coding sequences:
- a CDS encoding dipeptidase: protein MAKSGWFARSRMWVTSSVVAVAICLFSVGALACTTILVTPGASVDGSASVTQTADCGMCTFEIEKVPAKDWPEGATVEVPFLPQFTGGYQIHDAMKSTGVFIPQVKHTYGYIKGIFGMINEKQVGISETTTSNRPESKNSNGILDITNLSMFAMERAATAREAIRVMGDLAVKYGYKDNGEALAVSDPHEVWLFEISGPGPLWEPGCGDPGAYWVAERVPDGHIASCCNNAVIDVIDWDDSENFMYGPGIKEFAIEKGWYDPSSGEPFSWRKHFCNATRYATCARRVWRIFCLAAPSLASTLNEENLPFSVPVDKKLSIADIAAINRDHYEGTPYDATKGIMAGPWGDPRRKGTIPPIDGERYAFQRMIAIPGCEYSIITQSRAYLPDEIGGVLWYAPADPDASTYVPFYNSVTKISSSLNTEAGDHHTLTRTSYWWAVSTVSTYADLKYSYISKDIQAVRDQYEGFALKTQAAIDAAALQLYQQDPALAVEFLTDYCNRNVEAARDAYWALLDKLMCKYNALTITENGKITTPTLPEEWVRMMIKFDTGDWYKQ, encoded by the coding sequence ATGGCGAAATCCGGCTGGTTCGCGCGCTCGAGAATGTGGGTGACATCCTCGGTTGTTGCCGTTGCCATCTGTCTGTTTTCTGTCGGCGCGCTTGCATGCACCACGATACTGGTTACGCCAGGGGCGTCTGTGGACGGTTCCGCTTCGGTAACCCAGACCGCGGACTGCGGCATGTGCACATTCGAGATCGAGAAGGTTCCGGCGAAGGACTGGCCTGAGGGCGCGACGGTCGAGGTGCCGTTCCTCCCGCAGTTCACGGGCGGGTACCAGATACACGACGCGATGAAATCCACGGGTGTTTTCATACCTCAGGTGAAACACACGTACGGCTACATCAAAGGCATCTTCGGGATGATCAATGAAAAGCAGGTCGGCATCAGCGAGACCACGACCAGCAACCGGCCTGAGTCCAAGAACAGCAACGGCATCTTGGACATCACGAACCTCTCGATGTTCGCGATGGAGCGGGCAGCTACCGCACGGGAGGCCATCCGCGTCATGGGTGACCTTGCGGTGAAGTACGGCTACAAGGACAACGGTGAAGCCCTTGCCGTGTCGGATCCTCACGAGGTGTGGTTGTTCGAGATCTCCGGCCCCGGCCCGCTCTGGGAGCCTGGGTGCGGTGACCCCGGCGCCTACTGGGTAGCGGAGAGGGTCCCGGATGGTCACATAGCGTCGTGCTGCAACAACGCGGTCATCGACGTCATCGATTGGGACGACTCCGAGAACTTCATGTACGGCCCGGGCATAAAGGAGTTCGCTATCGAGAAGGGCTGGTACGATCCGTCGAGCGGGGAGCCGTTCAGCTGGAGGAAGCACTTCTGCAACGCTACTCGCTATGCCACGTGCGCGAGGCGCGTCTGGCGCATCTTCTGCCTGGCAGCCCCGTCTCTCGCGAGCACCCTCAACGAGGAGAATCTGCCTTTCTCCGTTCCTGTGGACAAGAAGCTCTCCATAGCCGACATCGCCGCGATCAACCGCGACCATTATGAGGGTACGCCCTACGATGCCACAAAGGGCATCATGGCCGGGCCGTGGGGCGATCCTCGCAGGAAGGGCACGATCCCGCCCATCGACGGGGAACGGTACGCGTTCCAGCGTATGATCGCGATACCCGGGTGCGAGTACAGCATAATAACGCAGTCACGGGCATACCTCCCCGATGAGATCGGTGGAGTGCTCTGGTACGCCCCGGCGGACCCGGACGCCAGCACGTACGTGCCGTTCTATAACAGCGTCACCAAGATCTCCAGCTCTCTGAACACCGAGGCCGGGGACCACCACACGCTCACCCGCACTTCGTATTGGTGGGCGGTATCAACGGTGAGCACGTACGCGGACCTTAAGTACTCGTATATCAGCAAGGACATCCAGGCGGTTCGCGATCAATACGAGGGGTTCGCGCTCAAGACCCAGGCGGCCATAGACGCTGCCGCCCTTCAGCTGTATCAGCAAGATCCCGCTCTTGCAGTGGAGTTCCTGACCGACTACTGCAACCGGAACGTCGAGGCCGCGCGCGACGCCTATTGGGCGCTCCTCGACAAGCTCATGTGCAAGTACAATGCGCTCACGATCACGGAAAACGGCAAGATCACCACTCCGACCCTTCCTGAAGAGTGGGTGAGGATGATGATCAAGTTCGATACGGGCGACTGGTACAAGCAGTAG
- a CDS encoding C4-dicarboxylate ABC transporter, protein MLAKVVIVLLVMVATYVIAKAAAKLSVELSIFLAAVAGAFAGGIWFPARHIAEGSITYLDLCLIFFTATVFMNIMKEAGAVDYAVRAIVRRFRNNRPLALVLIMFIMLIPGALTGAGSVSVLVVGGTVASALSFMGISPERVAAIVFFLAGLSAVAPPVNVWAMMTCAGTAIPYVGFEVPLGLSVLVLGVFTVFTLGLRRSETSSESTVTELPEVPKGMTPARVIIPFVVLFGLIAASRIWPHSMPILGLPLIFSISAVVALLVSPKRINVVELSRSTMHQLLPLLATCTVVGTLIQIMTATGVRGLLSLAVICMPMVLIYCLLPIIIPVSEGILTFGGAAVLGIPLIWTFNAIGMDPVIALSGLSLLWFLGDALPPTAIIARLVFQTVGYKGSYATFMKTSWLPWVATAAVGTLMVVFSKALGFLAL, encoded by the coding sequence ATGCTCGCAAAGGTCGTCATTGTGCTTCTCGTAATGGTCGCGACGTACGTCATTGCCAAAGCCGCCGCCAAGCTCTCGGTGGAGCTGAGCATCTTCCTTGCCGCGGTTGCGGGCGCGTTCGCGGGCGGCATATGGTTTCCTGCCCGCCACATAGCCGAGGGGTCCATAACATATCTGGACCTCTGCCTTATCTTTTTCACAGCGACCGTTTTCATGAACATAATGAAGGAAGCAGGGGCGGTGGACTACGCGGTCAGGGCGATAGTCAGAAGGTTCCGGAACAACCGTCCGCTGGCGCTCGTGCTGATCATGTTCATCATGCTCATCCCAGGGGCTCTCACCGGGGCCGGGAGCGTGTCCGTGCTTGTGGTAGGAGGGACCGTTGCGTCCGCGCTCAGTTTCATGGGCATCTCGCCGGAACGCGTTGCAGCCATAGTGTTCTTCCTGGCCGGCTTGTCTGCGGTTGCGCCTCCCGTGAACGTGTGGGCTATGATGACCTGCGCTGGCACGGCCATTCCGTATGTAGGGTTTGAGGTTCCGCTTGGCCTCTCTGTGCTTGTCCTCGGCGTGTTTACCGTGTTCACTCTCGGGCTCAGACGATCCGAAACGTCGTCGGAATCCACCGTGACCGAGCTCCCAGAAGTCCCGAAGGGAATGACGCCTGCCAGGGTCATAATCCCGTTCGTGGTCCTGTTCGGGCTTATTGCGGCTTCCAGAATATGGCCACATTCAATGCCTATCCTGGGACTCCCCTTGATCTTCAGCATCTCGGCTGTGGTGGCGCTCCTCGTGAGCCCGAAGAGAATCAACGTGGTCGAGCTTTCCAGGAGCACGATGCACCAGCTCCTGCCGCTCCTCGCCACGTGCACTGTTGTGGGCACGCTGATCCAGATAATGACAGCAACAGGGGTGAGGGGGCTTCTCTCCCTGGCGGTCATCTGCATGCCGATGGTGCTCATCTATTGCTTGCTACCCATAATAATCCCCGTTTCCGAAGGAATCCTCACGTTCGGCGGCGCTGCGGTCCTCGGGATCCCGCTCATCTGGACGTTTAACGCCATCGGTATGGACCCCGTGATCGCTCTCTCGGGGCTGTCGCTCCTTTGGTTCCTCGGCGACGCCCTTCCGCCGACGGCCATCATCGCGAGGTTGGTGTTCCAGACGGTCGGGTATAAGGGCTCATACGCGACGTTCATGAAGACGTCCTGGCTTCCCTGGGTCGCGACGGCGGCCGTGGGGACCCTGATGGTTGTCTTCAGCAAAGCTCTGGGCTTTCTTGCCCTATGA
- a CDS encoding succinylglutamate desuccinylase: MSRHFIGKLIIVALALIVLVGGGSELYAHRHFKETIVKGPGVTRVAKLSDYFAPLKGTINDTNVFILEGSKPGGTVLVLGGSHPNESSGIVAAVLLVENAKVDAGKLIVIPHINRSGSTGTQPSSGYPLYFHIKTDWGERTFQMGDRVTNPLDQWPDPDVYVHYPSGQLLSYVEIRNVNRTWPGRANGTLTEKTSYAAMRLIEQEKVDIVIDLHEAELLYPVTNCIVAPTKDITIATMACINISSEFFDIHTEPSPQNYHGLTHREIADHSSAYPFLLEASGPFLDQPTGPKTESLIIDGKDDFLLIAGKRGLLFTDYDESGKPMKMRVGRHLTTVQALCSEWSSENPDREIVIESPGYEDLMENDVGHYLLNPAAVDPDSVILE, from the coding sequence ATGTCCAGGCACTTCATAGGGAAGCTCATCATCGTCGCCCTTGCTCTCATCGTGCTCGTGGGCGGTGGGTCCGAGCTTTACGCTCACAGGCACTTCAAGGAAACCATCGTGAAAGGCCCGGGTGTGACCAGGGTTGCCAAGCTCAGCGACTACTTCGCGCCGCTCAAGGGGACCATTAACGACACCAACGTATTCATCCTGGAGGGCTCAAAGCCGGGAGGCACCGTGCTAGTGCTTGGAGGGAGTCACCCGAACGAGTCTTCAGGCATAGTGGCCGCCGTCCTGCTCGTGGAAAACGCTAAGGTGGATGCGGGCAAGCTAATAGTGATCCCTCATATTAATCGTAGCGGGTCCACGGGGACTCAGCCTTCGTCCGGCTACCCGCTGTATTTCCACATCAAGACTGATTGGGGGGAACGGACGTTCCAGATGGGCGACCGCGTCACCAACCCGCTGGACCAGTGGCCTGATCCCGACGTCTACGTGCACTACCCCAGCGGCCAGCTACTCTCCTACGTTGAGATAAGGAACGTGAACCGGACTTGGCCGGGGAGGGCGAACGGCACGCTTACTGAGAAGACGTCGTACGCGGCGATGCGTCTCATCGAGCAGGAGAAAGTGGACATAGTGATAGACCTGCACGAAGCGGAACTCCTCTACCCCGTGACCAACTGCATAGTCGCTCCCACAAAGGACATCACCATCGCGACCATGGCATGCATCAACATCAGCTCCGAGTTTTTTGACATCCACACGGAGCCGTCTCCGCAGAACTATCATGGGTTGACCCACAGAGAGATCGCGGATCACTCCTCCGCGTATCCGTTCCTGCTTGAGGCGTCAGGGCCGTTCCTTGACCAGCCTACGGGCCCGAAGACTGAAAGTTTGATAATCGACGGCAAAGACGATTTTCTCTTGATAGCGGGAAAGCGGGGGCTGCTCTTCACGGACTACGACGAATCCGGCAAGCCAATGAAGATGCGCGTCGGGCGCCACCTCACAACCGTACAGGCGCTTTGCTCCGAGTGGTCTAGCGAGAATCCGGATAGGGAGATCGTCATCGAGTCACCTGGATACGAGGACCTCATGGAGAATGATGTGGGCCACTATCTGCTCAACCCGGCGGCGGTGGACCCCGATAGCGTCATACTTGAGTGA
- a CDS encoding helix-turn-helix transcriptional regulator encodes MGPIDETVRVLQALGQDTRFKIFKVLCGRTFCVCELEEIFGITQPAISHHLATLKDAGLVNDSREGQWVFYEANAERLRECWRALEGILNAPIDETPGMEALADKVREIETNPKAPRRCK; translated from the coding sequence ATGGGGCCGATTGACGAGACGGTCAGAGTATTGCAAGCCCTCGGGCAGGATACGAGGTTCAAGATTTTCAAGGTGTTGTGCGGAAGGACTTTTTGTGTGTGCGAGCTCGAGGAGATCTTCGGGATCACGCAGCCTGCAATCTCCCATCATCTTGCCACTCTCAAAGACGCTGGCCTTGTGAACGATTCGCGGGAGGGCCAGTGGGTATTCTACGAAGCGAACGCCGAGCGGCTTAGGGAGTGCTGGCGAGCGCTCGAGGGCATTCTCAATGCGCCCATAGATGAGACCCCGGGGATGGAGGCGCTTGCGGACAAGGTAAGGGAGATTGAGACAAATCCCAAGGCGCCGCGACGGTGCAAATAG
- the arsB gene encoding ACR3 family arsenite efflux transporter — MAKEAVQSRPGRAQGLGFFEKYLTVWVAICIVVGILVGSVFPGVPALLSRWEYAHVSIPVAILIWFMIYPMMVQIDFGSIVRVGKEPKGLIVTLVVNWLIKPFTMFLLASLFLRVLFKPLIDPELARQYVAGAILLGAAPCTAMVFVWSYLSGGNAAHTLVQVAINDLVLLVLYAPIVMFQLGLTKLVVPYDTVLLSVFLYVVIPLAFGYYTRVRLIRTRGIAWFESQFLPKLKPFTIIGLLLTLIILFSFQGGIILSNPIHILLIAVPLTIQTYLIFMIGYAWCKVWKVDRTVAPPAAMIGASNFFELAVAVAISLFGLKSGAALATVVGVLEEVPIMLSLVAIANRTKHWFPAPKTVPGKPGLGPQGQPST, encoded by the coding sequence ATGGCTAAGGAAGCTGTACAGAGCAGGCCAGGCAGGGCACAAGGGTTAGGGTTCTTCGAGAAGTACTTGACGGTCTGGGTGGCCATTTGCATCGTGGTTGGGATCCTGGTTGGTTCGGTGTTCCCGGGCGTTCCCGCGCTCCTGAGCAGGTGGGAGTACGCCCATGTCTCCATCCCGGTCGCCATTCTGATCTGGTTCATGATATACCCTATGATGGTGCAGATAGACTTCGGGAGCATCGTCAGGGTGGGCAAGGAACCCAAAGGCCTGATAGTGACGCTGGTTGTCAACTGGCTCATCAAGCCTTTCACGATGTTCCTGCTGGCTTCGCTCTTCCTGAGGGTACTTTTCAAGCCGTTGATAGACCCTGAACTTGCGCGGCAGTACGTGGCCGGGGCCATCCTCCTCGGAGCCGCGCCATGTACCGCAATGGTGTTCGTCTGGAGCTATCTCTCGGGCGGCAACGCCGCGCACACTCTCGTTCAGGTGGCGATCAATGATCTCGTGTTGCTCGTCCTCTACGCTCCCATCGTCATGTTCCAGCTCGGGCTCACGAAGCTCGTGGTGCCGTACGACACTGTGCTCCTGTCGGTGTTCCTGTACGTCGTCATACCGCTTGCTTTCGGCTACTACACCCGAGTGCGCCTCATAAGAACGAGGGGCATCGCATGGTTCGAGTCGCAGTTCCTTCCGAAGCTGAAGCCATTCACCATAATAGGCCTCCTGCTTACGCTCATAATCCTGTTCTCCTTCCAGGGCGGGATAATCCTGAGCAATCCCATCCACATACTTCTGATAGCGGTTCCGCTCACGATCCAGACCTATCTCATCTTCATGATAGGCTATGCGTGGTGCAAAGTGTGGAAGGTGGACAGGACGGTGGCGCCTCCAGCGGCCATGATCGGCGCAAGCAACTTCTTCGAGCTCGCAGTGGCTGTGGCGATCTCTCTATTCGGTCTGAAGTCAGGGGCGGCGCTTGCGACCGTGGTCGGAGTGCTCGAAGAGGTGCCGATCATGCTCAGCCTCGTCGCCATCGCGAACAGGACCAAACACTGGTTTCCCGCTCCGAAGACGGTGCCGGGAAAGCCTGGGCTGGGACCGCAAGGGCAGCCATCGACATGA
- a CDS encoding winged helix-turn-helix transcriptional regulator: MEVPQVAYDEIIRRRVAVFKALGHETRARIVEILATEGEKCVCALVDRLGFDQSTISKHLAVLKAAGVVSSRKEGLNVVYGLRAQCVYQFMRCIDQMADDGECVLACAGALRKKE; encoded by the coding sequence ATGGAGGTGCCGCAAGTGGCTTATGATGAGATCATCAGAAGACGAGTGGCGGTGTTCAAGGCGCTGGGCCACGAGACCCGGGCGCGGATAGTCGAAATCCTGGCTACCGAGGGGGAGAAGTGCGTGTGCGCCCTCGTTGACCGGTTGGGTTTCGACCAGTCCACGATCTCCAAGCACCTCGCCGTGCTCAAGGCGGCAGGGGTGGTCAGCTCGAGAAAAGAAGGGCTCAACGTGGTATATGGTCTCAGAGCGCAGTGTGTGTACCAGTTCATGAGGTGCATCGACCAGATGGCTGACGACGGAGAGTGCGTCTTGGCCTGCGCCGGTGCGTTGCGGAAAAAGGAGTGA
- a CDS encoding permease encodes MKELKAFAVIAGVFLLAYFAPLGNPRVQTAILEAFHMLQEYARQHVLFCLVPAFFIAGAMRNFLSQRSVMRYLGRGAKQWLAYAVASVSGAILAVCSCTVLPLFMGIYKRGAGLGPATAFLYSGPAINVLAIILTARVLGWQIGLARAIGAVLFSVVIGLAMAALFRGEETNRQKSFASATAQAAEKGERSLGQTIAYFATLVLILVFAAWGKPAEPVGFWSDVFRIKWYLVVALLAYLGYMLKAWFRREELAAWEDSTWDFAKKIMPLLFGGVMVAGLLMGRPGVDSGLIPSHYVAALVGGNSLLANFVASVVGAFMYFATLTEIPILQGLLGSGMGQGPALALLLAGPALSLPSMIVINSVLGPKKTIAYVSLVVVMATISGMIFGAIVA; translated from the coding sequence GTGAAGGAACTGAAGGCGTTTGCGGTAATAGCCGGGGTGTTTCTCCTCGCATACTTTGCGCCACTCGGCAATCCGCGCGTGCAGACAGCGATACTTGAAGCGTTCCACATGTTGCAAGAGTACGCCAGGCAGCACGTGCTGTTTTGCCTGGTCCCGGCGTTCTTTATCGCCGGAGCGATGCGGAATTTCCTTTCGCAGCGGTCTGTGATGAGATATCTCGGGCGGGGCGCGAAGCAGTGGCTTGCGTACGCGGTGGCCTCGGTGTCCGGGGCGATACTCGCTGTGTGCTCCTGCACGGTGCTGCCGCTTTTCATGGGGATATACAAGCGCGGCGCGGGCCTTGGCCCAGCCACGGCGTTCCTGTATTCAGGGCCGGCCATCAACGTGCTCGCAATCATATTGACCGCGCGGGTCCTGGGGTGGCAGATCGGGCTTGCCAGGGCCATCGGTGCGGTGCTCTTCTCCGTGGTAATAGGGCTTGCGATGGCGGCTCTCTTCAGGGGCGAGGAGACGAACCGGCAGAAGAGCTTCGCATCGGCGACGGCACAGGCGGCTGAGAAAGGCGAGCGCAGCCTGGGACAGACGATTGCGTACTTCGCGACGCTTGTCCTCATCTTGGTGTTCGCCGCGTGGGGCAAGCCTGCCGAGCCCGTAGGGTTCTGGAGCGACGTCTTCAGGATCAAGTGGTACCTGGTCGTGGCGCTTCTCGCCTACCTTGGATACATGCTCAAGGCTTGGTTCAGGCGCGAGGAGCTCGCGGCCTGGGAGGACTCAACCTGGGATTTCGCGAAGAAGATCATGCCGCTCCTCTTCGGAGGAGTCATGGTCGCGGGGCTCCTGATGGGGCGGCCGGGCGTCGATAGCGGGCTCATCCCGTCGCACTACGTGGCGGCGCTCGTCGGCGGGAACTCGCTCCTCGCGAACTTTGTCGCTTCTGTGGTAGGGGCCTTCATGTACTTCGCGACGCTGACCGAGATCCCGATACTCCAGGGGCTTCTCGGGTCCGGGATGGGCCAGGGGCCGGCATTGGCCCTCCTCCTTGCCGGACCGGCGCTTAGCCTTCCGAGCATGATCGTGATCAACAGCGTTCTTGGTCCGAAGAAGACGATTGCCTATGTGTCGTTGGTGGTCGTCATGGCAACGATAAGCGGGATGATCTTTGGAGCCATCGTCGCATAG
- a CDS encoding thioredoxin family protein translates to MKVEILGTGCPKCRRTEEMIAETIKKLGIEADIVHVTDIDEIIERGVMMTPAVFVDGEKKIEGKIPTESQIREWFSK, encoded by the coding sequence GTGAAGGTAGAGATACTCGGAACAGGTTGCCCCAAATGTCGTAGAACCGAGGAGATGATCGCCGAAACCATAAAGAAGCTTGGGATCGAGGCTGATATCGTCCATGTGACCGACATTGACGAGATCATCGAGCGAGGGGTGATGATGACCCCGGCCGTGTTCGTGGACGGTGAGAAAAAGATCGAGGGGAAGATTCCCACAGAATCACAGATCAGAGAATGGTTCAGCAAGTAG
- a CDS encoding ferredoxin family protein, which translates to MGYRVPREQIPWYPTIDVEKCTGCRTCYEFCSHGTYEWDEERGMPVVKNPFNCIVGCSSCALQCPGEAIMFPPLSVLKQYRNQSHDAVWRLFPRDSRLHRRAMGAPGAG; encoded by the coding sequence TTGGGTTACAGAGTGCCGCGCGAACAGATCCCCTGGTATCCCACGATTGATGTTGAGAAGTGCACAGGCTGCAGGACATGTTACGAGTTCTGCTCACACGGGACTTACGAGTGGGACGAGGAGAGGGGGATGCCAGTAGTCAAGAACCCGTTCAACTGCATCGTGGGCTGCAGCTCGTGTGCCCTGCAGTGCCCGGGGGAGGCCATAATGTTCCCACCCCTGTCAGTACTGAAGCAATATCGGAATCAAAGCCACGACGCTGTATGGCGCCTTTTCCCTCGTGACAGCCGCCTTCACCGGCGCGCTATGGGAGCGCCTGGGGCTGGTTAA
- a CDS encoding ABC transporter permease produces the protein MAEMEVRKLRHDPTELMTRAVQPILWLAIFGQAMSRVRAIPTGGFTYLQFMTPGILAQSVVFIAIFYGLSIIWERDMGVLQKFLATPTPREALVLGKMISAGIRGISQAIIVLVVAAVLRVRLRVTVPGVLGVLVVIMLGAGFFAGLSMIIASIVKTRERFMGIGQVITMLLFFASNALYPITIMPAWLRVVSVANPLSYIVDALRSFLVTGDLARVPLDLGVLVLAGLVVTFVSAFMYPRVVA, from the coding sequence ATGGCGGAGATGGAAGTCCGCAAGTTGAGACACGACCCTACCGAGCTCATGACCAGGGCCGTGCAACCCATTCTGTGGCTCGCCATCTTCGGCCAGGCGATGAGCAGGGTGCGCGCCATCCCGACGGGAGGGTTCACTTACCTGCAGTTCATGACCCCCGGCATCCTTGCCCAGTCGGTGGTGTTCATCGCCATTTTCTACGGGCTATCGATCATATGGGAACGGGACATGGGAGTTCTTCAGAAGTTCCTCGCCACGCCGACTCCTCGCGAGGCGCTGGTGCTCGGGAAGATGATCTCGGCAGGCATAAGAGGGATCAGCCAAGCGATCATAGTGCTCGTCGTGGCGGCCGTCCTGCGCGTTCGTCTCCGCGTGACCGTTCCAGGCGTGCTCGGGGTGCTCGTCGTCATCATGCTGGGAGCTGGCTTTTTCGCCGGCCTATCCATGATCATCGCCTCCATCGTGAAGACCCGAGAAAGGTTCATGGGAATAGGCCAGGTTATAACTATGCTGCTTTTCTTCGCATCCAACGCGCTCTACCCGATCACCATCATGCCGGCGTGGCTCCGGGTCGTGTCTGTGGCCAATCCCTTGAGCTACATCGTCGACGCTCTTCGAAGCTTCCTGGTGACTGGCGACCTCGCGCGAGTGCCTCTTGACCTCGGCGTCCTGGTGCTCGCGGGCTTAGTCGTGACCTTCGTGAGCGCGTTCATGTATCCGCGGGTGGTGGCATGA
- a CDS encoding ATP-binding cassette domain-containing protein — protein sequence MRKMIEVFDLVRSFGPHKAVDGITFDVDPGEVFGLVGPNGAGKTTTIRMLTTLLRPTQGRGVIGGYDIVRQAREVRRLIGYVPQMLSVDGSLTGYENLLFFARLYDVPSGECHERIRHMLALLDLDHAADSLVRTYSGGMIRRLEIGQAMLHRPRVLFLDEPTVGLDPMARRSVWDHIKNLRTTYNTTILVTTHYMDEVESVCDRLAIMHLGKISAVGTPEELKRQVGRDNATLEDAFAYFTGSTMETGGTLRDTLRVRRTARRLG from the coding sequence ATGAGGAAAATGATTGAGGTATTTGACCTGGTCAGGAGCTTCGGCCCCCATAAGGCGGTGGATGGCATAACCTTTGACGTGGACCCAGGCGAAGTGTTCGGCCTGGTGGGGCCAAACGGCGCCGGGAAAACCACGACGATAAGGATGCTCACCACCCTTCTCAGGCCGACGCAAGGCCGAGGCGTGATCGGTGGCTATGACATAGTCCGCCAGGCCAGGGAGGTCCGGCGTCTCATCGGGTATGTCCCGCAGATGCTCTCGGTCGACGGCTCGCTTACTGGTTACGAGAACCTGCTCTTCTTCGCGCGGCTTTACGATGTGCCGTCCGGGGAGTGCCACGAGCGGATTCGGCACATGCTCGCCTTGTTGGACCTCGACCATGCCGCGGACTCCCTCGTCAGGACGTATTCAGGTGGGATGATCAGGAGGCTCGAGATCGGGCAGGCGATGCTCCACCGCCCGAGAGTGCTCTTCCTGGATGAGCCCACGGTAGGGCTCGATCCCATGGCTCGCCGCAGCGTTTGGGACCACATCAAGAATCTCCGCACGACCTACAACACCACGATCCTTGTCACAACCCACTACATGGACGAAGTGGAAAGCGTGTGTGACAGGCTTGCCATCATGCATCTGGGAAAGATCTCAGCCGTTGGGACCCCGGAAGAGCTGAAGAGACAAGTGGGCAGGGACAACGCCACCCTTGAGGACGCTTTCGCGTATTTCACAGGGTCGACTATGGAGACAGGGGGGACCCTGCGTGACACCCTTAGAGTCAGAAGAACAGCGCGAAGATTGGGGTAA
- a CDS encoding MarR family transcriptional regulator, whose protein sequence is MEKTPRQNRDAPDTHGDSDSSAREAAHALWDLWRLWKRHSRSVHKGDRTFEQHFLLRRVARRGSITVSELASELGITPGAATVATRRLEKAGLLSKERSEVDQRVVTLRLTPAGKACLDELDSIRLNVLVSLLEPLDPDERMTLARLVQKVAHGQLEESETTTHEEND, encoded by the coding sequence GTGGAGAAGACACCTAGGCAAAACCGCGACGCCCCCGACACCCACGGCGACAGCGACTCCTCAGCGCGCGAAGCCGCGCATGCCTTGTGGGACCTGTGGCGCCTATGGAAGAGGCATTCCCGGTCGGTTCACAAAGGTGACCGCACTTTCGAGCAGCACTTCCTTTTGAGAAGGGTCGCGAGAAGGGGCTCTATCACCGTCTCCGAGCTCGCGTCCGAATTGGGCATCACTCCTGGGGCCGCGACCGTTGCGACCAGAAGGCTCGAGAAGGCCGGCCTCCTCAGCAAGGAAAGAAGCGAGGTCGACCAGCGCGTCGTCACGCTGAGGCTCACGCCCGCCGGAAAAGCTTGCCTGGATGAGCTGGATTCGATCAGGCTCAACGTGCTTGTTTCTCTCCTCGAACCCCTCGACCCCGACGAGAGAATGACGCTCGCGAGGCTAGTACAGAAGGTTGCCCACGGTCAACTCGAGGAAAGCGAGACGACAACACATGAGGAAAATGATTGA
- a CDS encoding iron-sulfur cluster assembly scaffold protein, giving the protein MFYSEKVLDHSLNPRNVGEIPDADGVGTIGDPRCGDYLKMSIKVKDGRLVDVKFKLCGCPAAIGTSSVTTELAIGKTLEEAYQICDDDIIRALGGLPDQKIHCSVLGPAALRLAILDYISKAKKRASASQDQHSAS; this is encoded by the coding sequence ATGTTTTACAGCGAGAAGGTATTGGACCATTCCCTTAATCCCAGAAACGTGGGCGAGATCCCGGACGCGGATGGGGTTGGGACCATTGGCGACCCGAGGTGTGGTGATTATCTCAAGATGTCCATCAAGGTCAAAGATGGGAGACTGGTGGACGTCAAGTTCAAGCTGTGTGGGTGCCCCGCAGCCATCGGGACGAGCAGCGTAACCACCGAGCTTGCCATCGGCAAGACCCTCGAGGAAGCGTACCAGATCTGCGACGATGACATAATCCGAGCGCTTGGCGGTCTCCCAGACCAGAAAATCCACTGTTCTGTGCTAGGGCCTGCGGCTCTTCGCCTGGCCATTCTCGATTACATCTCGAAGGCTAAGAAGCGCGCGTCCGCAAGTCAGGATCAGCACTCCGCGAGCTAG
- a CDS encoding MBL fold metallo-hydrolase, which yields MTDLLPDDQSLGIRTSKGLVIVLGCGHAGVVNTIKRIQKVSGMEKVHAVIGGTHLEKATMSRIHLTIQALIELGAEKVIPLHCTGFAACAEMARQLGQKFALGSVGASFVF from the coding sequence GTGACTGATTTGCTCCCAGACGACCAATCCTTGGGCATTAGGACCTCCAAGGGCCTTGTCATCGTGTTGGGATGCGGTCACGCCGGCGTCGTTAATACCATTAAGCGCATTCAGAAGGTCTCCGGGATGGAAAAGGTGCACGCCGTCATCGGCGGAACGCATCTCGAGAAAGCCACCATGAGCCGGATCCATCTTACGATCCAGGCTCTCATCGAACTCGGAGCAGAGAAGGTGATCCCCCTTCATTGCACAGGGTTTGCAGCATGTGCTGAAATGGCGCGCCAACTAGGACAAAAGTTCGCGCTGGGGAGCGTCGGCGCATCTTTCGTCTTCTGA